The genomic segment tcaccctggaatactcccatgccttgtctgaaagctactgtgcgcctgcctgaggccagacacaatccacacagagagcaatcagagctaaaccctgcactttccttgggacagtatctttggaaaacttctttgctggCCTCCTGAAAAACATGTAACTGCATGATAACCTCCCTGACAGGTTGGCAGGAACTCCCcggctgtggtaaaaccatccacccttggtacccccatttcccaagagccggcagcacagcttgggtggggggaaaggctcctATCGGACCTGGGGGCCGAGAGAggggcacaagcatctgccaagggagctgcatccagccaggagcactccccacttgcttctctcgcaataaagccttggtgtgtgctcccaccaggagggagaaacaacttccaagaCCAAGGGTATGCATGTCCAAGCGTTCACTTACCTGCAGGGAGGTCTGCTTTGACGGCCCTGGGCCGGAAGGACATGCACTGCAGAGGCGGGCATTTACAGATGTGTCTCTTGGACTTGCCAGCGGAGTCATCAGCTAGGGCAGAggagaacagcacaaaagcagtggcGTTCTGGCCTGTTTTTCAAGACAAGGAGGCAGCTTCACCTGGACGGGCTCTCCTGACCAGCTGCAGAAGTGCCAGCTGCCTGAAAGCATGCACAGCTCACTCAAGGGGTGGGCTGACTGTTTTGTACCCCACGAACGCCGGgctaaaaaaagtctgcttgCTTGGTCTGAACGAACGGCTGGAGGGCtgttactcacttggtccaggCGTGAGCTCCCTGTTTGCCCTGCGACATCTACAGGTGGCGTACGCTGGAGCCGCATACTTCCCACTGCTGGTCACGGAGGCCTCCACGTACTCccgaggacctggagagcagcaaggcagatgcACAGCCAGTCCCGCCTTGAGCTGTCTGCACATCACCCGCTCTTGGCCCTCAACACcatggctgagcccagctcccgcagcaggacgcagcagagccatttcccccttcctgtgCGGCAGCTGTCCCCAGCGCTCAACAGGGAAACTGCCCGGCCTGTGTGCGGCAGCGGCGTGTTGAGCAGCACCAGGCCAAGGGGCAGCCGAGGCGggagagcgaccctgcgctcaCCACCATCAGGCCGCGctctcctctgccgccatgagccctcccctgcccagcctctggctcggctgcacccagcagccaggaagggtgGGCAAAGGGAAATGGGCTTGTGCTGCTTTGACCAGGGGTGTCCGGAACCAGTGCTACACTGGTGGTAACTGCTTTAGGCCGCTGAGtggggcccccccggctgcccccggcccctctctcacccatttctcctcaggccgctccgcctccggcccctccggccctgccccaggccggctgtgactgacagcccccaccagctccgctgattggctcagccgtggccaatggcgcagctgtTGCCGGGCGGGCAAGCGCAGTCTGGGCCTCccctcacagagccgccctgcgccccctcccaggcGAGGGGGGCCTGACCGGGGCAAGGTTGATGTAATTTGTTGCCaattccaaaagcagcaggagagcagcaacaaaaccaaacggaaacagcttcccccagccctgctcttcccagactcagcctcactcctcccttccccactcctcggCCCCCTTTCCCCGcggagcggcgcagggggatggggaatggggctgcgggcggcccacAGCACCTCACCTCTGCCGCCCCTTCCTCCTCGCACCGTTCCCCTGCTCCCGCCTGGGCCCCACGGGCCACAGCTCCGGCCAcagaacctgctgctgcctggactcctctccagcagccacagctcctgccaggagcctgctccagcctgggctctccacgggctgcagcttcctggggCAGCTGTCAATGGCTGCCTGAGGGTGACAGCGTTGGTGGCTGGATCCTCTTCTGGgcatccatttcacagaatcaccggCTACTTGAGGCTGGCCTGGAGGTCACCTGGAGGGTGAAGTCGCCTAGgtgctcccacccccctgctcaagcagggccacctgcagccGCTTGTCCATGACCATGTCCAGAGGGCCGTGGcacatctccaagggtggagactccatgagctccctgggcagcctgtgctgctgctcgtcAGCCGCACAGCAcccttggcacttccccttgctaaactgcatgaggtccctgccagcccatctctccagcctgcccaggtccctggggacggCAGCACGACCCCCTGGCCCAAGcgccactcctcccagtctgctgtcatctgccagcttgctgagggtgcactctgccccatcatccagaccattagCTAAGGAAGATGTTCAACAGCAGCGGGCCCAGTACTGAACCCTGGGCGACACTGCTAGTTACTGTCCTCCAACTAGACTTGGTGCCGCTGAGCAGCACCCGCAGGGCCTGGCCGTTCAGCCCGTTTCAGTCCGGCTCACGGTTggctcatccagcccatttcCGTTGGAGTGACTTGAACTCcatatgtaaaaagaagagattgcaaggTGGGCCCATGCAAGCACACTGCTTTCCCAATCCCAAGACAgaaacctcccacactgggtatttctACCAATTGCTCCAAGACCTAGAGAGAAGGAAACACCCCGTAAATTACACATgcaaggccaacaagtgtttttaattctggcttgggCTTTTCTGCCTGTTGGTTCCAAACAGGTGTTGTTTTTGCAAGGTGATCCCAAAAGCTGAACGTGGATTAAAGCTCTTCCTCgagggacctgtgggcaggcagaccagccagcagagctgtctgagtCTCTGGAAGGTCTCTCCGAGCTcttcctggccagaggcagcactgggaggagagACAGGGTGGGCTTCTGGTGCCTtttgtgcagcttgggccctgctgggggcagttttggtgcttcctggattcttcctcctcttcctctctggccttgcagaagtcaaggaGGAGCAGTGCTCCTCCCTCAGCCAGGGTCGCAATCTGCCCCCGCCACAACCGCAGCACCCCGAGTGTTTGTCCGACGTGCATCTCTGGAGcgctgaaaccctcctcctcctcctccctgctgaggggtCATAATCTGGTGTCCACAAAGCGGCTGCGGAGAACACAGCCGCGccgtggggatctgctccgctctctctgcctccgcTGAGTTTGCTCCCGAGCAGACCTGGGGGCGGGAGCCCGCTTGGAGCTGGCATGggagggcccggcagctgcatcatcccttgGGGATCGGGCACGACGTTGAGAACTTGCGTTCCTTGtcgttgtcctcctcctcctcattgtTGAGTCCTGGTCGTCCGTGATCTCCAAAAACTGGCTGCGGAGATCACAGCCACGCCgcggggatctgctccgctctctccgCCTCTGCTGAGTTTCCtcccgagcagccctgggggaggGAGCCCGCTTGGAGCTGGCGTTggagggcccggcagctgcatcatcccttgGGGATTGGTCACCACATCGagaacttgttttccttgttgtcctcctcctcctccttgttgagtCACGGTCGTCCATGATCTCCAAAAACCGGCTGCAGAGACCatagccctgctgcagggatctgctctcttctctctgcgttggcagggtttgctccccagcagcacagggtgcgGGAGCCAACTGGGGGCTGCCCTTGGAGGGCCCTGGAGCTGCGTTATCCCTGGGAGTGCAGCCACGACTTGGAGGacttgttctcctcctctttctccatgttGAGTCGTCATAGTCCTTGGTGTCCACAAACCAGCTGCGGAGATCTTTTCCCcactgcggggatctgctgcgggccctctcccCGGCACCGTTCCTCTGGCagcgggaagaagggctgaaccTGTGCTCCTCTTTGTTGTGGTCGTCTCGCACGCTGTGCAGCACACGGTCAAATGGTTGAGAGCAGACCGGGCACGCAGCTTTCCTTCTAGACACCAGCCTTACGCAGCCGCAGAAGAAGCGATGCAGGCAGAAGCCCACGTAGGAGGTGATGCTGAGCCCGCCTGGCCAGATGGGCCATGGCCGGCCTGCAGATCCCTCCCGTGTACCTGCCCAGCTTAGCTGGCTTGTGCTGGCAGTTGCAGAGGagttgctgtcctctggagagTCTTCCATGCCCACCGCCACGTCCTGCAAAGAGAGCGGTGAAAAgggcctgccctttcctcctgaaaggacCAGACCAGTGgcgaaaccccagaagctgtgtgaggggacagctcagggcctcccaaaggctctcctggagggctgcaaaggcagaagggccacaggcggacaaatgggatggatctaggtgggatgctttgagagggagcagcgctgcggctgtgaagaaagatgcagcgtgggagggaaaagagagcaaggccAAGATGCCagcaagaaatccactgtccatctggtgccctgacccacctccccagagttaccttagtcctgtgaggcagagcctgtggtcccacagaacctgCCTGCTTGCTGTCAGCCCGCCACCgactgaggaaggaagggagatatGATGGTGCCAGTGAGGAAGAAACCCTCTCTCCCATTTTCAAATCAGAGcgcctggagaaaaacaaagggatctCTGGttagggctgttcttgcagcctcctctggggtccaggcattttcttggagcggtttctacgacagagagaagacataaacaggactagaaatggggtcttcccaccaggtctgcccctgccaGAGCAAGTCCTCATCCTTATACCCCCTATGGCCTccatttcatagactcatagaatcacagaagggtttggcttggaagagaccttaaagatcatctagttccaactcccctgccgtgggcagggataccttccgctagagcaggttgctcaaagccccatccaccaccctggtcttgaacacttccagggagggggcatccacaacttctctgggcaacctcttccggtgtctcaccaccctcacagtaaagaatttcttcctaatagcgaATCGAAATcttccctctctcagtttaaaaccggtacccctcgtcctatcgctgcactccctgataaagagtccctccccatcttccctacTGCAGGCCCCCTTCAAGTACTCTTCTCTACATTAGCCAGCTTCAGATAGCAGACAAGTAGCAGttgacagcagggcagcagcctaaagcccagcaagggaagataaggactgacggggggtagttcacatttgacagcactgaatgatgcaggtaGTCATTGTCTcctatgacagaaagagaaacactcaggaggctgagaaggaaaatagcaaagcCCGGAAAAGCAAACGTATTCTCAACACATTGTAagacttgttattacctgacataaaacagcagATAGGCTTGCTGCCTGAGAACTGTGTCGATGCCACGACCATCCACAGACGCGTCGTTCATCTcgtaccacagtccgttgctggcctgcaAAGAAAGCCATCGATATCTGGAGATGGTTCTCcacaaaaacacaggcagagaactACAGAACCAAGAGCaggccaaaacaaatgcaatgcagcccctaaggagaccttctccccaaAACCCTTGGCCTGTGTAACACTGCCGTGAATGGTTGTCTTGCCcagcacacatttttcccctgctaggaaggaagctgctctttacctttgtgtagcagaaatagtgtcccgCATGACAGCTGCCACCGCTATGGACCAGCACGGCATATAAGGTGTAGAGGAGTGGTTCTCCAGCTATCTGAGAcatgtatggccgaagatccaagtactcggggtACTCCACAAGCTAGGGAGAGaccaagagggctcagaaatgatcctgaaatattgcctgaaatagccttcaacacgtcaTGGTTTGGGCGGCAGGAAACTcttctcggccaaagcagctctgtcggagcagagtacgtgcttgtCTTCCCACGGGAACTCTCCTCTCCCCGGAAGGgaacaccaaaaacccaacacgAACAACTTGTGAAAGAGCGTACTGCTTTGGGAAATCTCCCGCTCCAGcaagagaaagttgcactccaattgcATACACACCTTGCCGATCTTCCTGCCGGTGAAATCTTCAAACCTTTTGAGGCACACCGTGAGAACCTTGGGTGCGCGATGGACTGtgaacctcttggaggcggcaaccatcttgtcacacctggaaaccaagcacagagcccagtGCTGAAATGCCCCCTATCTTCCCCCAAGAAGGCCAGACAACCTTTCCTGTCTcccacatccttacgctattttaagcctattcagtaccataaggccatcttaaaaaaaagccgcCTCTCGTTAGCCTGCATTAAACCTACGTGAAAAGATGACTTATGCTCCATGAcaggcagcaccttcacgcaggatctagtattaatatgtcgttagtaatcgtcttacttgctacatttaaagcagttttcgccaTCCAGccgctcgggtttcacaaagtcctgcagagctgtggtgacagatgaggctgcctggaggagtgagaaaggagagcactgagctggggaaaCGCCCTCTCCCAAACACTTCCTAGGAGTTGACAGGAAGACCCAGGTAGCTGAGGCTGAGGAGACCCActgtgaacccgcaagcagtgtccagaaggaggcagaaagagggtatgatgctgaacatttccctccgttcccagggattcccggggctatcaagagctacctctctgtggcaccaccCAGTTCAGCTACCCAAGGGGTGCAGGGCATCAACAATGAAAACACCACAGCCCATCAGCCTGgaagccagacgggtgttgagggagggcaaaaggaagcaggaagagagtaggtcaagggtgcagagaggataattcgtacttttccagcttaaaggcagcacctgcagggagaccactgccatggcctccccagaaggacacagcccactccacttcccacccaccaccaagctctcttgtgttcccagTCTACGTTTTTAAGTCAGCCGCATGGATTCTGGAAAGCTACAGGGGCCTTGGGATGTCTTGACGCGCAATTataaaccctcttacttttatatgcaAAGGGACATCCAGGAAGGCCTCGTAGGAATCGGAAACGGCTTTGCAGCTCAAGCATGTGActggaaggcaaatgaaaatgctcagcGATAAGGGAAGTCGACTGACTGTGCCGCTTTCCGTCCTTCATGCCTCCTACGCCAGGCACCCGATCAGCTGTTTGTCACGGGCAGACGGAAGggcacagacaattccaaggagagcagtagttgtggaaaagtacctctggatctcagaaagcccccaaagatttgatggacgatggtagttgcttgagaagagatgtccaagctggaaagcaatggtgaggcagagagttatctcctccaagagttttgctttgtctgaaagccCTGGGCGTAGGTTTGCCTTGATGGCAGTACATCAAGGAGTCCAAAGGGCtcgggaacattgaaaaggtcatttgcttgtgcttactcgctGCTTCCGCTCAGAcaagctctctgcatggcatcgacagtataGCGCAGGAactcgtgggcgtcttcctgcatGCCAAGCCGGAAATGTTCTCCTATGCCTAAGAGAGAAGAAGTTAGtggttctctcctacaagaagggaagcaaacctgtcaaagcacctgaaatgacttacgtgtgaggacagtGATGACAGCGCTAGGCTGGATGACCCTCACTGAGGCACGCAGGACCTTGTTAACGtgcgcttccattatgcacatcatgcagaagctTTGCTGACGACCtgaacagggagggagggaaggaagcaagctcCTCAGCTTAGCAAAATCTCCATAGCACTGGGAAACCTAATGGAGATCTTGAAGGTATAAGAACAGTCTCTACTCCACTTCTCCCAAGGTGCCAATTTCCCAACAAGC from the Mycteria americana isolate JAX WOST 10 ecotype Jacksonville Zoo and Gardens unplaced genomic scaffold, USCA_MyAme_1.0 Scaffold_42, whole genome shotgun sequence genome contains:
- the LOC142403693 gene encoding ubiquitin carboxyl-terminal hydrolase 42-like; this translates as MERSTQSQELVRLREEVGALPADEQPFASSTIVIVEGMAPPQRILFPPEKICMDWQQRQRAGAGLYNLGNTCFLNSVLQCLTYTPPLANYLLSREHSQLCRQQSFCMMCIMEAHVNKVLRASVRVIQPSAVITVLTRIGEHFRLGMQEDAHEFLRYTVDAMQRACLSGSSDLDISSQATTIVHQIFGGFLRSRVTCLSCKAVSDSYEAFLDVPLHIKAASSVTTALQDFVKPERLDGENCFKCSKCDKMVAASKRFTVHRAPKVLTVCLKRFEDFTGRKIGKLVEYPEYLDLRPYMSQIAGEPLLYTLYAVLVHSGGSCHAGHYFCYTKASNGLWYEMNDASVDGRGIDTVLRQQAYLLFYVR